A single genomic interval of Trichosurus vulpecula isolate mTriVul1 chromosome 6, mTriVul1.pri, whole genome shotgun sequence harbors:
- the LOC118854353 gene encoding olfactory receptor 9I1-like, which translates to MEGNGTLVKDFVLTGFTVGAEMQIVLFFTFLTLYLITLGGNLGMIFLIQNDTRLQTPMYFFLSHLSFLDVCYSSVIIPQMLETLKAGGSPITYECCATQFFFFTLYASTECFLLAVMAYDRYLAVCNPLLYVSAMTPQTRIGLVMGAYSGAMVNTVIRTGLTFSISFCKSNQVDFFFCDLPPLLKLSCMETGTREVVIFIFAFAVITTSISIIFISYLFIIRAILRIPSAGGRAKTFSTCASHMTAVALFFGTLIFMYLRSNRGNTLEEDKIVSVFYTVAIPLLNPIIYSLRNKEVKEALKKLFNRMKISQAV; encoded by the coding sequence ATGGAGGGGAATGGCACCTTGGTGAAGGATTTTGTCCTAACAGGGTTCACTGTGGGGGCTGAGATGCAGATCGTCCTCTTCTTCACCTTTCTGACTCTCTACCTCATCACCCTGGGTGGCAACCTGGGCATGATCTTTCTAATCCAGAATGACACTCGTCTCCAGactcccatgtacttcttcctcagCCACCTGTCCTTCTTGGATGTGTGCTATTCCTCTGTCATTATCCCCCAGATGCTTGAGACCTTGAAGGCTGGTGGGAGCCCAATAACCTATGAGTGTTGTGCCACCCAGTTCTTCTTCTTCACACTCTATGCTAGCACTGAGTGCTTCTTGCTGGCTGTGATGGCCTATGACCGCTATTTGGCAGTATGTAACCCCCTCCTCTATGTCTCAGCCATGACTCCACAAACCCGAATTGGACTGGTGATGGGGGCCTATTCTGGGGCCATGGTCAACACTGTGATCCGTACAggtctcactttctccatctctttctgtaAATCCAATCAGGTGGACTTCTTCTTCTGTGACTTACCCCCACTGCTGAAGCTCTCATGCATGGAAACTGGAACTCGGGAGGTGGttattttcatctttgccttCGCAGTGATCACGACTAGTATAAGCATCATTTTTATCTCCTACCTGTTCATCATCAGGGCTATATTACGCATCCCATCTGCTGGTGGGCGGGCCAAGACATTCTCCACTTGTGCCTCCCACATGACTGCAGTGGCACTCTTCTTTGGGACCCTCATCTTCATGTATCTACGGAGTAACAGGGGCAACACACTGGAGGAGGATAAGATCGTGTCTGTGTTCTACACAGTGGCCATCCCTTTGCTAAACCCCATCATCTACAGCCTGAGGAACAAGGAGGTGAAGGAGGCTCTGAAGAAGCTATTCAACCGAATGAAGATCTCTCAAGCAGTGTGA